One window of Trifolium pratense cultivar HEN17-A07 linkage group LG5, ARS_RC_1.1, whole genome shotgun sequence genomic DNA carries:
- the LOC123883464 gene encoding ras-related protein RABA3-like, with protein sequence MVQVEKKQDYDMEEKIDYVFKVVVIGDSAVGKTQILSRFSKNEFCFDSKSTIGVEFQTRTVTINGKVIKAQIWDTAGQERYRAVTSAYYRGALGAMLVYDITKRQSFDHVAKWVEELRAHADTSIVIMLVGNKGDLVDLRMVPTEDAVEFAEDQGLFFSETSALTGENVEGAFIKLLEEINSVVSKKALECGNGYYDADKLKGSNIDVILGGELEISEMKKLSSCSC encoded by the exons ATGGTCCAAGTTGAGAAGAAGCAAGATTATGATATGGAAGAGAAAATAGATTATGTGTTTAAGGTGGTTGTAATTGGTGACTCAGCAGTTGGAAAAACTCAAATACTTTCAAGATTTTCAAAGAATGAGTTTTGCTTTGACTCAAAGTCAACCATTGGAGTTGAATTTCAAACTAGGACTGTCACTATTAATGGAAAAGTAATCAAAGCTCAGATCTGGGATACTGCTGGCCAAGAAAG GTACAGAGCAGTAACAAGTGCATACTACAGAGGTGCATTAGGTGCAATGCTAGTATATGACATAACAAAAAGACAATCATTTGATCATGTTGCTAAATGGGTTGAAGAACTAAGAGCACATGCAGATACTTCCATTGTCATCATGCTAGTTGGTAACAAAGGTGACCTTGTTGATTTGAGAATGGTTCCTACTGAAGATGCTGTTGAATTTGCAGAAGACCAAGGTTTATTCTTTTCAGAGACTTCAGCTCTTACTGGTGAGAATGTGGAGGGTGCATTTATCAAATTGTTAGAAGAGATTAATAGTGTAGTTTCTAAAAAGGCATTGGAATGTGGTAATGGTTACTATGATGCTGATAAACTTAAAGGTTCAAATATTGATGTGATTTTAGGTGGTGAATTGGAAATTAGTGAGATGAAGAAGTTGTCTTCATGTTCTTGTTGA
- the LOC123883462 gene encoding AAA-ATPase At2g46620, with product MFPHKFIFLILLTPLISFVIRWLLFKTGLIYATKKLQTKLQDYFYVYQYLKVPELNQNNMQRNELHRKVSLYLHSLPSLEDSDFTNLISNNQNDIVLSLDSNQTIEDRFLGATLFWFNQKTEPNRTGSFVLKIRKTDKRRILSSYLRHIHDFSDEVANKGKRDLRLFVNVTGGSYGGDYGGECGMRWRSVPFNHPAKFETMAMEIDLKKKIKTDLESFLKARQYYRKIGRVWKRSFLLYGPSGTGKSSFVAAMANFLCYDVYDVDLSKIRSDSDLKLLLLETTAKSVVVVEDLDRFLTEESESPTVTASGIQNFMDGILSSCCGEERIMVFTMNSKEFVDPIFLRPGRVDVHIHFPVCDFSSFKTLANSYLGVKDHKLFPKVEEIFRHGASLSPAEIGELMIANRNSPSRAIKSVIGALQMDGDGRGGGDMIVRGIEDDESDGYSNVKDLRKLYGLFRLRNVKRNRVSNLDH from the coding sequence atgtttcctcacaaattcatatTCCTAATCCTCCTTACACCCTTAATCTCCTTCGTAATTCGTTGGTTATTATTCAAAACCGGATTAATATACGCTACAAAAAAACTCCAAACAAAATTACAAGATTATTTCTACGTTTATCAATACCTTAAAGTCCCAGAATTAAACCAAAACAACATGCAAAGAAACGAGTTACATCGTAAAGTTTCTCTTTATTTACATTCTCTACCTTCTCTTGAAGATTCTGATTTCACAAATCTCATTAGTAATAACCAAAACGACATCGTTTTATCTCTTGATTCTAACCAAACAATTGAAGACCGGTTTCTCGGTGCAACGCTTTTTTGGTTTAATCAAAAAACTGAACCGAACCGAACCGGTTCGTTTGTTCTGAAAATTAGAAAAACCGATAAACGAAGAATTCTCAGTAGCTATCTCCGCCACATTCATGATTTCTCCGACGAGGTTGCGAATAAAGGAAAACGTGATTTACGGCTGTTTGTTAATGTCACCGGCGGTAGTTACGGCGGTGATTACGGCGGCGAATGTGGAATGAGGTGGAGATCGGTTCCGTTTAATCATCCGGCGAAATTTGAGACGATGGCAATGGAAATAGATCtgaagaagaaaatcaaaaccgATCTCGAATCGTTTCTCAAAGCGAGGCAATACTATCGGAAAATCGGTCGTGTGTGGAAACGGAGCTTCCTTTTGTACGGTCCTTCCGGTACCGGAAAATCGAGCTTCGTTGCAGCGATGGCGAATTTTCTTTGTTACGATGTTTACGACGTTGATCTCTCGAAGATTCGTAGTGATTCAGATCTGAAGTTACTGTTACTCGAAACGACGGCGAAATCGGTTGTTGTTGTGGAGGATCTTGATCGGTTTTTAACGGAGGAATCGGAGTCGCCGACGGTTACGGCGTCGGGAATTCAGAATTTTATGGACGGAATTCTCAGTTCGTGTTGTGGTGAAGAGAGAATTATGGTTTTCACGATGAATAGTAAGGAATTTGTTGACCCGATATTTCTCCGGCCGGGTCGGGTCGATGTTCATATACATTTTCCAGTGTGTGATTTCTCGTCGTTTAAGACTTTGGCGAATAGTTATCTTGGAGTTAAAGATCATAAGCTGTTTCCGAAGGTGGAGGAAATTTTCCGGCATGGCGCGAGTTTAAGTCCGGCTGAGATTGGTGAGTTGATGATCGCGAATCGGAACTCGCCGAGTCGGGCTATAAAATCCGTTATCGGGGCGTTACAAATGGACGGTGATGGGAGAGGTGGTGGGGATATGATCGTACGGGGGATAGAAGACGATGAAAGTGATGGATACTCTAATGTTAAGGATTTACGGAAGCTATACGGTTTGTTTAGATTAAGGAATGTGAAAAGAAACCGCGTGTCTAATCTTGATCATTAA
- the LOC123886392 gene encoding uncharacterized protein LOC123886392, which produces MADDNPPPPPVERLLGDYGARDRNRNRLTITNQPVTVNKFEINPGLLRELKEKQFAGKYNEDANKHLKNFFVICETTKVDGNSEEAKRLRLFPFSLTDDAKEWFDSLPAGSITTWNEMEDKFLEQFFPTALFVRRRQDISNFQQKDGESLGEAYKRYKKLLAACPEHNYDGTVQMQIFCNGLLLATRQVLDTASGGSINFKTATQIIKVIEAVALNEQMEMYDRTGGTRGGLIDLNQVEHKNAQNILTNKQIQEAVSAEVTKRMAALNLSQPLAASVNQMNTVRCDWCAGPHFTMHCDVPMDATQVEAVNFLSNQTNRQQNNPYSNTFNPGWRNHPNFSWKNQQGGPQSQQQGGYQGGTSNQPSVPQKKADWELAIEAMATNMNSFTQETRAAQKNTTASIKNLEIQVGQIAQQLSQRAPGSLPSNTVINPRDHGSVNAVVTRSQKVNESRSPNLQKGGSESSPTLVEVELEVRSTEKEDDVEVLEKKEEPIVQKKESLLKPEIKLPFPQRLKKEKDEKNFGKFLEVFKKLQINIPFAEALEQMPTYAKFMKDIISRKRTIGDEKVRLTEQCSAILQRKIPQKLKDPGSVTIPCTIGDRTFKKALIDLGASVSLMPLSIYKKLGIGKINNTRMTLEFADHSIKHPYGIVEDVLMKVDKLIFPVDFVVLEMPEDDDIPLILGRPFLRTGRCLIDLEDGTLTLKVYDEVVKLNVLEAMKHPDEKEECYRVNILNSIIGEQIKQQVPSLPLERVLSLPLEIVQENKDPRECEVLTMLEALPSYNRRTPTRWEELQPKEEVVMEESKKAPVVELKQLPSHLKYVFLGERDEYPAIISANLSSLEEEKLLRILRQYKGAIGWSIEDLKGISPTFCMHKILMEDNHKPVIQPQRRLNPAMKEVVRKEVVKLLEAGLIYPISDSSWVSPVQVVPKKGGTTVVMNEKNELIPTRTVTGWRVCIDYRRLNTATRKDHFPLPFIDQMLERLAGHDYYCFLDGYSGYNQIAVAPEDQEKTAFTCPYGIYAYRRMPFGLCNAPATFQRCMMSIFSDMIEKQIEVFMDDFSVFGSSFDNCLINLSLVLERCQKSNLVLNWEKCHFMVREGIVLGHRISYKGIEVDQAKIEVIEKLPPPTNEKGIRSFLGHAGFYRRFIKDFSKIAKPLTNLLVKDTPFQFNDDCLNAFNILKHRLVTAPIVTAPDWSLPFEIMCDASDIAVGAVLGQRKNKLLHVIYYASHVLNPAQLNYATTEKELLAIVYAFDKFRSYLLGSKVIVYTDHAALRYLFAKQESKPRLLRWILLLQEFDLEIRDKKGSENTVADHLSRLETVEETEEKRPIQDLFADEHILAMTVAPWFADIANYMVGRTIPSDFTSQQRKKFLHDCKFYVWDEPFLYKRGVDGLLRRCVPEDEQEKVLWHCHDSSYGGHFSGDRTAAKVLQSGLFWPTLFKDAFTYVKRCDRCQRT; this is translated from the coding sequence ATGGCAGATGATAATCCGCCACCACCACCAGTGGAGAGACTTCTCGGAGACTATGGTGCCCGTGACAGAAACCGAAACAGATTGACCATTACTAATCAGCCTGTGACGGTAAACAAGTTTGAAATCAATCCAGGATTGCTGCGTGAGTTGAAGGAGAAACAGTTTGCAGGAAAGTACAATGAAGATGCCAATAAGCACCTGAAGAATTTCTTTGTGATTTGTGAGACAACAAAGGTGGATGGTAATTCTGAAGAAGCCAAACGGTTGAGACTATTTCCATTCTCACTAACTGATGATGCCAAAGAATGGTTCGACTCCTTACCAGCTGGTAGCATAACAACTTGGAATGAAATGGAAGACAAGTTCTTGGAGCAGTTTTTTCCTACAGCTTTGTTTGTGAGAAGGCGACAAGACATTTCCAACTTCCAACAAAAAGATGGAGAATCACTTGGAGAAGCTTACAAGAGGTACAAGAAGTTACTAGCCGCATGTCCAGAGCACAATTATGATGGTACTGTTCAAATGCAAATTTTCTGCAATGGTCTACTCCTTGCTACTAGACAAGTTTTAGACACAGCTTCTGGTGGTTCCATAAATTTCAAAACCGCTACTCAAATCATAAAAGTCATTGAAGCTGTTGCACTAAATGAACAAATGGAGATGTATGACAGAACTGGTGGTACAAGAGGTGGACTCATAGACCTGAATCAAGTTGAACACAAAAATGCTCAGAATATACTCACCAACAAGCAGATTCAAGAGGCAGTGTCAGCTGAAGTAACAAAGAGAATGGCAGCTCTTAATTTAAGTCAACCTCTAGCTGCTTCAGTTAACCAGATGAACACTGTGAGATGTGACTGGTGTGCAGGCCCTCATTTCACTATGCATTGCGATGTACCTATGGATGCAACACAAGTAGAAGCGGTGAATTTTCTCAGCAACCAAACAAATCGCCAACAGAATAATCCTTACTCAAACACATTCAATCCAGGCTGGAGGAATCATCCAAACTTCTCATGGAAGAACCAACAAGGTGGTCCTCAAAGTCAACAACAAGGGGGTTACCAAGGAGGCACATCAAATCAACCGTCAGTTCCACAAAAGAAGGCAGATTGGGAGTTAGCTATTGAAGCAATGGCCACAAACATGAACTCTTTCACTCAAGAGACAAGAGCTGCACAAAAGAATACAACAGCTTCAataaaaaatcttgaaattCAGGTTGGTCAAATTGCTCAACAACTCTCACAACGAGCTCCTGGAAGTCTTCCAAGCAATACTGTTATTAATCCAAGAGACCATGGTAGTGTGAATGCTGTTGTTACAAGAAGTCAAAAAGTGAATGAATCACGATCACCCAATTTACAAAAGGGTGGGAGTGAGTCATCGCCTACACTTGTTGAGGTAGAGTTGGAAGTTCGAAGTACTGAAAAAGAAGATGATGTTGAAGTgcttgaaaagaaagaagaaccAATTGTGCAAAAGAAAGAGAGCCTTCTGAAACCAGAGATCAAGTTACCTTTCCCTCAAAggcttaaaaaagaaaaagatgagaagAATTTCGGTAAGTTTCTAGAGGTGTTCAAAAAGCTTCAAATCAACATTCCTTTTGCCGAAGCTCTTGAGCAAATGCCTACTtatgcaaagtttatgaaagataTCATCTCAAGAAAGAGAACTATTGGTGATGAGAAGGTGAGACTCACAGAGCAATGTAGTGCAATTTTACAGCGGAAGATTCCACAAAAACTCAAAGATCCTGGAAGTGTCACTATTCCTTGTACCATTGGGGATAGAACTTTCAAGAAAGCTTTAATTGATCTTGGAGCTAGTGTAAGTTTGATGCCGCTGTCCATTTACAAGAAGTTGGGTATTGGGAAGATTAATAATACCAGGATGACATTGGAGTTTGCTGACCATTCAATAAAACACCCATACGGTATTGTTGAAGATGTTCTAATGAAAGTGGACAAATTAATATTTCCGGTGGATTTTGTTGTTCTTGAGATGCCGGAAGATGATGACATCCCGTTGATCCTTGGAAGACCATTTTTAAGGACGGGAAGATGTTTAATTGATTTAGAAGATGGTACTTTAACTTTGAAAGTGTATGATGAAGTTGTCAAGTTAAACGTCCTTGAAGCAATGAAACATCCAGACGAAAAAGAGGAGTGCTATAGGGTTAACATTCTGAACTCAATAATTGGGGAACAAATAAAACAACAAGTTCCAAGTCTACCCCTTGAAAGAGTTTTGAGCTTGCCACTAGAAATTGTTCAAGAAAATAAAGACCCTAGAGAATGTGAAGTTCTAACTATGTTGGAGGCCCTTCCATCCTACAACCGTCGCACCCCTACTAGGTGGGAGGAGTTACAGCCCAAAGAAGAAGTTGTTATGGAAGAATCAAAGAAAGCACCGGTAGTTGAACTTAAGCAATTACCCTCGCATTTGAAGTATGTGTTCCTTGGTGAGAGGGATGAATACCCGGCTATTATAAGTGCAAATTTAAGTTCtttggaagaagaaaaattgttgAGAATCCTCAGACAGTACAAAGGTGCCATTGGGTGGTCCATTGAAGACTTGAAGGGCATAAGCCCTACTTTCTGCATGCATAAGATTTTGATGGAAGACAATCATAAACCAGTGATACAACCGCAGCGGAGACTCAATCCAGCCATGAAAGAGGTAGTTAGAAAAGAGGTGGTTAAGCTACTTGAAGCAGGTCTTATTTATCCTATCTCCGACAGTTCGTGGGTTAGTCCTGTCCAAGTTGTTCCAAAAAAGGGCGGGACTACGGTGGTGATGAATGAAAAGAATGAGTTAATCCCAACTCGCACAGTCACTGGATGGAGAGTTTGCATTGATTACAGGCGGCTGAACACTGCAACAAGGAAAGACCACTTTCCATTACCTTTCATTGATCAGATGCTAGAGAGGTTGGCAGGTCATGATTACTATTGTTTCCTAGATGGGTACTCCGGTTATAATCAAATTGCTGTAGCACCGGAGGATCAAGAGAAGACCGCCTTTACCTGCCCCTACGGGATATATGCTTACAGGAGGATGCCATTCGGTTTGTGCAATGCACCCGCAACTTTTCAAAGGTGCATGATGTCGATATTCTCTGATATGATTGAAAAACAAATtgaggtatttatggatgatttttctgtttttggctCTTCTTTTGATAATTGTCTAATTAATTTATCTCTTGTATTGGAAAGGTGTCAAAAATCTAATTTGGTTCTAAATTGGGAGAAATGTCATTTCATGGTGAGAGAGGGAATTGTTTTGGGTCACCGAATCTCTTACAAGGGGATAGAGGTTGACCAAGCAAAAATTGAAGTAATTGAAAAACTTCCCCCTCCTACTAATGAAAAAGGTATTAGAAGCTTTTTAGGTCATGCGGGTTTTTATAGGAGGTTTATTAAAGATTTTTCCAAAATAGCAAAACCTCTTACTAATTTACTAGTGAAAGACACACCTTTCCAATTCAATGATGATTGTTTAAATGCTTTTAACATTTTGAAGCACAGGTTGGTCACTGCCCCTATTGTCACTGCACCTGATTGGTCACTACCTTTTGAAATTATGTGTGATGCAAGTGACATAGCTGTTGGGGCAGTGCTTGGACAAAGGAAAAATAAGTTGTTGCATGTAATTTATTATGCTAGTCATGTCTTGAATCCAGCACAACTTAACTATGCAACTACTGAAAAAGAACTTTTGGCTATTGTTTATGCTTTTGATAAATTTAGATCTTATTTATTAGGATCTAAAGTTATTGTTTACACTGATCATGCTGCTTTGAGGTATTTGTTTGCTAAGCAGGAATCGAAGCCGAGACTTTTGAGGTGGATATTGTTGTTACAGGAATTTGATCTAGAGATTCGAGATAAGAAGGGGTCAGAGAATACTGTGGCAGACCACCTCTCTCGATTGGAAACAGTGGAAGAGACGGAAGAAAAGAGGCCAATTCAGGACCTCTTTGCAGATGAACATATCTTAGCTATGACAGTTGCACCGTGGTTTGCAGACATCGCAAACTACATGGTGGGAAGGACAATTCCATCTGATTTCACCTCCCAACAACGCAAAAAATTCCTCCATGATTGTAAATTCTATGTGTGGGATGAGCCTTTTTTATATAAAAGGGGGGTAGATGGATTGTTAAGACGGTGTGTTCCGGAAGATGAGCAAGAGAAAGTGTTGTGGCATTGTCACGACTCAAGCTATGGCGGTCATTTTAGTGGAGATAGGACTGCTGCAAAGGTCCTTCAATCTGGTTTGTTTTGGCCTACATTATTTAAGGATGCTTTTACCTATGTTAAGAGATGTGACCGCTGCCAACGCACatga